A genomic window from Thunnus thynnus chromosome 12, fThuThy2.1, whole genome shotgun sequence includes:
- the dapk3 gene encoding death-associated protein kinase 3: protein MAGFRQEDVELYYEMGEELGSGQFAIVRKCKEKSTSIEYAAKFIKKRRLSSSRRGVSREEIEREVNILREIQHSNIITLHDIFENKTDVILILELVSGGELFDFLAEKESLTEEEATQFLKQILDGVQYLHSKRIAHFDLKPENIMLLDKNVPNPRIKLIDFGIAHQIKAGNEFKNIFGTPEFVAPEIVNYEPLGLEADMWSIGVITYILLSGASPFLGETKQETLTNISAVNYDFDEEYFSNTSELAKDFIRRLLVKDPKKRMTIDDSLEHPWIKVIKRRNVRQEDRDHKPERRRLKTTRLKEYTIKSHSSMPPNNTYVNFERFSQVLEEIAAAEEGLKDLERNQRSCREDVAALLSIYEEKEGWYKEENQSISSDLSHIRQDLQRTQTQRKKSQEEARLTMQAANILKRKFGRLENRYEVLAEQVASEVRWVEELVKSISAEKGGLSSGSMP from the exons ATGGCTGGCTTCAGGCAAGAGGATGTTGAGCTGTATTATGAGATGGGAGAGGAGCTGGGCAG CGGACAGTTTGCTATCGTCCGTAAGTGTAAGGAGAAGAGCACGAGCATCGAGTACGCGGCCAAGTTCATCAAGAAGCGGAGGCTGTCGTCCAGTCGTCGGGGGGTGAGCCGCGAGGAGATCGAGCGCGAGGTCAACATCCTGCGGGAGATCCAGCACAGCAACATCATCACCCTGCACGACATCTTTGAAAACAAGACCGACGTGATCCTGATCCTGGAGCTGGTGTCCGGAGGAGAGCTGTTTGACTTTCTGGCTGAGAAGGAATCTCTGACCGAGGAGGAGGCCACACAGTTTCTCAAACAGATCCTGGACGGCGTTCAGTATCTGCACTCCAAACGCATCGCTCACTTTGACCTCAAG CCTGAGAATATCATGCTGCTGGACAAGAACGTCCCCAACCCCAGGATCAAGCTGATCGATTTTGGGATCGCTCATCAGATTAAAGCAGGAAACGAGTTCAAGAACATCTTCGGAACGCCGGAGTTCGTCG CGCCAGAAATAGTTAACTACGAGCCACTTGGACTGGAGGCGGACATGTG GAGCATCGGCGTAATCACATACATTCT GTTGAGCGGTGCTTCTCCGTTTCTGGGCGAGACCAAGCAAGAGACCCTGACTAACATCTCAGCTGTCAACTATGATTTTGATGAAGAGTATTTCAGCAACACCAGTGAGCTCGCCAAGGACTTCATACGACGTCTGTTGGTCAAGGATCCAAA gaagAGAATGACAATTGATGACAGTCTTGAACACCCCTGGATTAAG GTCATTAAGAGGAGGAACGTGCGCCAGGAAGACAGAGACCACAAGCCTGAGCGCCGGCGCCTGAAGACCACTCGTCTGAAGGAGTACACGATCAAGTCCCACTCCAGCATGCCACCCAACAACACCTACGTCAACTTCGAACGCTTCTCTCAGGTGCTCGAGGAGATCGCAGCGGCAGAGGAAGGCCTGAAGGATCTGGAGCGCAACCAGCGCTCGTGCCGGGAGGACGTAGCGGCTCTGCTGTCCATATACGAGGAGAAGGAGGGCTGGTACAAAGAGGAGAACCAAAGCATCTCCAGCGACCTGAGCCACATCCGCCAAGACCTGCAGCGCACCCAAACCCAGCGCAAGAAGAGCCAGGAGGAAGCCCGGCTCACCATGCAGGCCGCCAACATCCTCAAGCGCAAGTTCGGGCGCCTGGAGAACCGCTACGAGGTGCTGGCTGAGCAGGTGGCGTCCGAGGTCCGCTGGGTGGAGGAGCTGGTCAAGTCCATATCTGCAGAGAAGGGCGGCCTCAGCTCTGGCAGCATGCCCTGA
- the phc3 gene encoding polyhomeotic-like protein 3 isoform X2 translates to MDRQSPGDKQQSETNRTVATITPTTSAAVTMATVSSGSTTCTQAPSTSLSIIPPDRQAVQVIQHAIHRPQSMAAQYLHQMYAAQQQHLMLQTAALQQHQHTPHLQSLATIQQASVCQRQSPSSSSGSLVHPPSGVSQNSITLPASPVTAQLIGRTQASNSTAAATTISQQAMLLGNRPANCNQAQMYLRTQMVQNLALRAHLPGALATAHSVILKPSAQSQAQTLAPTASLSKTSICALKANHLTDSSTETGPTDITRLASGTQIIAPAYSPVQTHALVKQQLSCPPGQRVAHHQLILQQATAAAPNHRQLQPIALRVAPQETNSNTLPLSVKRLTSAQPHTPSSDPQTSSSSSSPSVTSVFASSAQISLPAATVQPQPPPLVAAPQRRTSFPQVQNQPPPPPPPLVLPRLPQNPPASLQRLSLHSVQALAVQSGQVLLTERELPVAEALVQMPYQNLPPPQTVAVDLKVHPVRRNETSSSGHTCRVNGLSSEERKEERSPSPHKDKTPTPLIVSPKQNGAVMSSSSVLSSHSAVRSPQVEAPSQLTTSSGSNSSNPPPPPLPPAILPAAVRGPSQPPSTPASLPGSPDRILTTQILTHLVEGFIIQEGLEPFPVGPSSLLADQQASLPESQEIQTNGDAAAEDSPLDADQSDSTDSEMENNGPAADALGESASGVLQCEFCGSRGYAHTFLRSKRFCSMTCVRRFSVSCTKRITMLRAGRWGHRPTGRRGRPPSRVNGASREHFLRQANGSFGAEEIQQSSLREDEEEEEEEEDEPPVPMTTRLRKQAEREREREREHEQRMTETISVSDGEEDVGCPSQWNVEQVFSYINSLPGGQDVAEEFRSQEIDGQALLLLTEDHLVSTMNLKLGPALKLCAHINSLKDA, encoded by the exons ATGGATCGACAGAGCCCAGGAGACAAGCAGCAGTCGGAGACTAATAGGACTGTAGCGACCATCACCCCCACCACATCAGCTgcagtcaccatggcaacagtcaGCTCCGGCAGCACCACGTGCACCCAGGCGCCCTCTACGTCGCTCAGCATCATCCCCCCCGACAGGCAGGCAGTCCAG GTGATCCAGCACGCCATCCACAGACCTCAGAGCATGGCGGCGCAGTACCTCCATCAGATGTACGCAGCCCAGCAGCAGCACCTCATGCTGCAGACGGCAGCcctgcagcagcaccagcacACACCCCATCTGCAGAGTCTGGCCACCATACAGCAG GCTTCAGTCTGTCAGAGGCAGTCACCTTCTTCATCCAGTGGCAGTTTGGTTCATCCTCCTTCTGGTGTTTCCCAAAACTCT ATCACTTTACCAGCATCTCCAGTAACAGCCCAGCTGATTGGCCGCACCCAGGCATCCAACTCCACTGCTGCTGCGACCACCATATCCCAGCAGGCAATGCTCCTGGGGAACAGACCGGCCAACTGTAATCAAGCTCAGATGTACCTTCGCACTCAGATG GTGCAGAATCTGGCTCTGCGTGCACATTTGCCTGGAGCTCTGGCCACAGCCCACAGTGTCATCTTAAAGCCATCCGCCCAGTCACAAGCTCAAACTCTGGCTCCGACCGCGTCTCTGTCCAAGACATCAATCTGTGCGCTGAAGGCCAACCACCTGACTGACTCCTCGACAGAAACAGGGCCGACCGATATCACTCGGCTGGCCTCTGGAACCCAGATTATAGCCCCAG CCTACTCTCCGGTGCAGACCCACGCTCTCGTCAAGCAGCAGCTGTCCTGTCCACCAGGTCAGCGAGTGGCTCATCACCAGCTCATCCTCCAGCAGGCCACAGCAGCCGCTCCCAACCACAGACAGCTCCAGCCCATCGCCCTCAGAGTGGCGCCCCAAGAGACCAACTCCAACACTCTTCCTCTTTCGGTGAAAAGACTGACCAGCGCCCAGCCACACACACCTAGCAGTGACCCCCAAACCtcgtcctcttcttcctctccctctgtcaccAGCGTGTTTGCATCATCCGCTCAGATTTCACTCCCAGCTGCCACCGTTCAGCCTCAGCCCCCTCCTCTGGTGGCTGCTCCCCAGCGTCGGACCTCATTCCCACAAGTGCAGAACCAGCCTCCGCCTCCCCCTCCGCCTCTGGTTCTGCCCAGGCTGCCCCAGAACCCTCCAGCCTCCCTCCAGAGGCTGTCCCTGCATTCAGTCCAGGCTTTGGCCGTCCAGTCGGGCCAGGTGCTGCTGACGGAGCGGGAGCTGCCTGTAGCAGAGGCCCTGGTGCAGATGCCTTACCAGAACCTCCCCCCTCCTCAGACAGTGGCTGTTGATCTGAAAGTGCATCCAGTGAGGCGTAACGAAACATCATCA TCGGGGCACACATGCAGAGTGAATGGACTGAGCtcggaggagagaaaagaggaacgTTCTCCAAGTCCACACAAAGACAAGACCCCTACACCTCTCATTGTGTCTCCTAAGCAGAACGGTGCAG TGATGAGTTCATCCTCCGTCTTGTCCAGCCACTCAGCGGTCAGGTCACCGCAGGTGGAAGCGCCCTCCCAGCTCACCACCAGCAGtggcagcaacagcagcaaccctccacctcctcctctacctcctgcCATCCTGCCAGCTGCGGTAAGAGGCCCCAGCCAGCCCCCCTCCACCCCAGCCAGCCTCCCAGGGAGCCCTGACAGGATACTTACAACCCAGATCCTTACGCACCTCGTTGAGGGATTCATCATCCAAGAGGGCCTGGAGCCGTTCCCG GTGGGCCCTTCTTCACTGTTAGCAGACCAGCAGGCCTCACTTCCCGAGTCCCAGGAGATACAGACCAATGGGGAcgcagcagcagaggacagtCCTCTGGATGCTGACCAGTCAGATTCCACCGACTCTGAGATGGAGAACAATGgtcctgcagcagatg CGTTGGGGGAGAGCGCGTCAGGTGTGCTGCAGTGCGAGTTCTGCGGGAGCAGAGGTTACGCTCACACGTTTCTACGATCCAAACGATTCTGCTCTATGACGTGCGTCAGAAG GTTCAGTGTGAGCTGCACTAAACGTATCACCATGCTGAGAGCAGGTCGCTGGGGTCACAGGCCCACGGGCAGGAGAGGACGACCTCCCAGCAGAGTCAACGGAGCCTCCAGAGAGCATTTTCTGAGACAG GCTAACGGGTCATTTGGCGCAGAGGAGATCCAGCAAAGCTCACTGAGAgaggacgaggaagaggaggaggaggaggaggatgaaccTCCCGTTCCCATGACGACCAGGCTCAGGAAGCaggctgagagagagcgagagagggagagagagcatgagCAGAGGATGACCGAAACAATCAGCGTTTCTGATGGAGAGGAAGATGTCGGCTGTCCATCCCAGTGGAACGTGGAACAAGTGTTTTCTTACATCAACTCCCTGCCAG gCGGTCAGGACGTAGCCGAGGAGTTTCGCTCGCAGGAAATAGACGGACAGGCTCTGCTCCTCCTCACAGAGGACCACCTGGTCAGCACCATGAACCTTAAACTGGGACCTGCATTGAAACTCTGTGCCCACATTAACTCTCTGAAGGACGCATGA
- the phc3 gene encoding polyhomeotic-like protein 3 isoform X1, with product MDRQSPGDKQQSETNRTVATITPTTSAAVTMATVSSGSTTCTQAPSTSLSIIPPDRQAVQVIQHAIHRPQSMAAQYLHQMYAAQQQHLMLQTAALQQHQHTPHLQSLATIQQASVCQRQSPSSSSGSLVHPPSGVSQNSITLPASPVTAQLIGRTQASNSTAAATTISQQAMLLGNRPANCNQAQMYLRTQMLILTPTATVAAVQSDLPAVTSCSSLPTSSQVQNLALRAHLPGALATAHSVILKPSAQSQAQTLAPTASLSKTSICALKANHLTDSSTETGPTDITRLASGTQIIAPAYSPVQTHALVKQQLSCPPGQRVAHHQLILQQATAAAPNHRQLQPIALRVAPQETNSNTLPLSVKRLTSAQPHTPSSDPQTSSSSSSPSVTSVFASSAQISLPAATVQPQPPPLVAAPQRRTSFPQVQNQPPPPPPPLVLPRLPQNPPASLQRLSLHSVQALAVQSGQVLLTERELPVAEALVQMPYQNLPPPQTVAVDLKVHPVRRNETSSSGHTCRVNGLSSEERKEERSPSPHKDKTPTPLIVSPKQNGAVMSSSSVLSSHSAVRSPQVEAPSQLTTSSGSNSSNPPPPPLPPAILPAAVRGPSQPPSTPASLPGSPDRILTTQILTHLVEGFIIQEGLEPFPVGPSSLLADQQASLPESQEIQTNGDAAAEDSPLDADQSDSTDSEMENNGPAADALGESASGVLQCEFCGSRGYAHTFLRSKRFCSMTCVRRFSVSCTKRITMLRAGRWGHRPTGRRGRPPSRVNGASREHFLRQANGSFGAEEIQQSSLREDEEEEEEEEDEPPVPMTTRLRKQAEREREREREHEQRMTETISVSDGEEDVGCPSQWNVEQVFSYINSLPGGQDVAEEFRSQEIDGQALLLLTEDHLVSTMNLKLGPALKLCAHINSLKDA from the exons ATGGATCGACAGAGCCCAGGAGACAAGCAGCAGTCGGAGACTAATAGGACTGTAGCGACCATCACCCCCACCACATCAGCTgcagtcaccatggcaacagtcaGCTCCGGCAGCACCACGTGCACCCAGGCGCCCTCTACGTCGCTCAGCATCATCCCCCCCGACAGGCAGGCAGTCCAG GTGATCCAGCACGCCATCCACAGACCTCAGAGCATGGCGGCGCAGTACCTCCATCAGATGTACGCAGCCCAGCAGCAGCACCTCATGCTGCAGACGGCAGCcctgcagcagcaccagcacACACCCCATCTGCAGAGTCTGGCCACCATACAGCAG GCTTCAGTCTGTCAGAGGCAGTCACCTTCTTCATCCAGTGGCAGTTTGGTTCATCCTCCTTCTGGTGTTTCCCAAAACTCT ATCACTTTACCAGCATCTCCAGTAACAGCCCAGCTGATTGGCCGCACCCAGGCATCCAACTCCACTGCTGCTGCGACCACCATATCCCAGCAGGCAATGCTCCTGGGGAACAGACCGGCCAACTGTAATCAAGCTCAGATGTACCTTCGCACTCAGATG CTCATTCTAACTCCCACAGCCACTGTGGCTGCAGTTCAATCAGACCTCCCTGCTGtcacctcctgctcctctttACCTACCTCCTCTCAG GTGCAGAATCTGGCTCTGCGTGCACATTTGCCTGGAGCTCTGGCCACAGCCCACAGTGTCATCTTAAAGCCATCCGCCCAGTCACAAGCTCAAACTCTGGCTCCGACCGCGTCTCTGTCCAAGACATCAATCTGTGCGCTGAAGGCCAACCACCTGACTGACTCCTCGACAGAAACAGGGCCGACCGATATCACTCGGCTGGCCTCTGGAACCCAGATTATAGCCCCAG CCTACTCTCCGGTGCAGACCCACGCTCTCGTCAAGCAGCAGCTGTCCTGTCCACCAGGTCAGCGAGTGGCTCATCACCAGCTCATCCTCCAGCAGGCCACAGCAGCCGCTCCCAACCACAGACAGCTCCAGCCCATCGCCCTCAGAGTGGCGCCCCAAGAGACCAACTCCAACACTCTTCCTCTTTCGGTGAAAAGACTGACCAGCGCCCAGCCACACACACCTAGCAGTGACCCCCAAACCtcgtcctcttcttcctctccctctgtcaccAGCGTGTTTGCATCATCCGCTCAGATTTCACTCCCAGCTGCCACCGTTCAGCCTCAGCCCCCTCCTCTGGTGGCTGCTCCCCAGCGTCGGACCTCATTCCCACAAGTGCAGAACCAGCCTCCGCCTCCCCCTCCGCCTCTGGTTCTGCCCAGGCTGCCCCAGAACCCTCCAGCCTCCCTCCAGAGGCTGTCCCTGCATTCAGTCCAGGCTTTGGCCGTCCAGTCGGGCCAGGTGCTGCTGACGGAGCGGGAGCTGCCTGTAGCAGAGGCCCTGGTGCAGATGCCTTACCAGAACCTCCCCCCTCCTCAGACAGTGGCTGTTGATCTGAAAGTGCATCCAGTGAGGCGTAACGAAACATCATCA TCGGGGCACACATGCAGAGTGAATGGACTGAGCtcggaggagagaaaagaggaacgTTCTCCAAGTCCACACAAAGACAAGACCCCTACACCTCTCATTGTGTCTCCTAAGCAGAACGGTGCAG TGATGAGTTCATCCTCCGTCTTGTCCAGCCACTCAGCGGTCAGGTCACCGCAGGTGGAAGCGCCCTCCCAGCTCACCACCAGCAGtggcagcaacagcagcaaccctccacctcctcctctacctcctgcCATCCTGCCAGCTGCGGTAAGAGGCCCCAGCCAGCCCCCCTCCACCCCAGCCAGCCTCCCAGGGAGCCCTGACAGGATACTTACAACCCAGATCCTTACGCACCTCGTTGAGGGATTCATCATCCAAGAGGGCCTGGAGCCGTTCCCG GTGGGCCCTTCTTCACTGTTAGCAGACCAGCAGGCCTCACTTCCCGAGTCCCAGGAGATACAGACCAATGGGGAcgcagcagcagaggacagtCCTCTGGATGCTGACCAGTCAGATTCCACCGACTCTGAGATGGAGAACAATGgtcctgcagcagatg CGTTGGGGGAGAGCGCGTCAGGTGTGCTGCAGTGCGAGTTCTGCGGGAGCAGAGGTTACGCTCACACGTTTCTACGATCCAAACGATTCTGCTCTATGACGTGCGTCAGAAG GTTCAGTGTGAGCTGCACTAAACGTATCACCATGCTGAGAGCAGGTCGCTGGGGTCACAGGCCCACGGGCAGGAGAGGACGACCTCCCAGCAGAGTCAACGGAGCCTCCAGAGAGCATTTTCTGAGACAG GCTAACGGGTCATTTGGCGCAGAGGAGATCCAGCAAAGCTCACTGAGAgaggacgaggaagaggaggaggaggaggaggatgaaccTCCCGTTCCCATGACGACCAGGCTCAGGAAGCaggctgagagagagcgagagagggagagagagcatgagCAGAGGATGACCGAAACAATCAGCGTTTCTGATGGAGAGGAAGATGTCGGCTGTCCATCCCAGTGGAACGTGGAACAAGTGTTTTCTTACATCAACTCCCTGCCAG gCGGTCAGGACGTAGCCGAGGAGTTTCGCTCGCAGGAAATAGACGGACAGGCTCTGCTCCTCCTCACAGAGGACCACCTGGTCAGCACCATGAACCTTAAACTGGGACCTGCATTGAAACTCTGTGCCCACATTAACTCTCTGAAGGACGCATGA